The Aestuariibius sp. HNIBRBA575 nucleotide sequence GTCACTTTGATTTCGTACATCGGCTGAGATTGATCGGCCAAATCCGTCCACACACCCACATTTCGAAGCAAGCGTTGCGAGGCAAGCGCCAATGCATAGGCGCGCCCGTCAAACCCCGGATCAGAACGCTGATCCACAGGCAAAGCGTCGATGACCGTGACTGAAAACCCGGTTTTAGCCAGCGCAAGCGCGAGTGCTGGACCGTTCAGGCCGCCCCCAATAATGGCGATATCGCATTTGTTTTCCATGACGCAAATATGGGGGGATTGATGGGATTGTCCATGGGGCTTGGTGCCGCTACCCTGACAAAAAGGGCCTGACAAAAAGGAAGGGCAAACCATGCAGGACTGGCTTTGGGCAGGGGCGGCGGAATTGGGCCGCGGCATTGCGCGTGGCGACATCGATCCGGTGGATTTGGCCGCGGTCTATCTGGATGCAATCCACGCCCATCCGGCAGGTCCGCAAATCTATGCGCGCACGACCCCAGATCGCGCAATGTTTGAGGCCAAGGCCGCCTCTGAGCGAGCGAAAAAGGGGCAACGATTGTCCGAACTGGATGGCGTTCCCGTATGCTGGAAAGATTTGTTCGATACCAGCGGCACAGCGACAGAGGCAGGCACGGCTCTTTTGAAGGGGCGCGTGCCATCCAAGGATGCGCATGTTTTACAAACCGCGACATCTATGGGGTTGGTTTGTTTGGGAAAAACCCACATGTCGGAAATCGCCTTTTCCGGTCTGGGGTTGAACCCAATCACGGCGACCTCTCCCAACGTGAATGATTCCGATGCCGTTCCCGGTGGGTCCTCGTCCGGGGCGGCTGCGTCTGTGGCCTTTGGGTTGGCGCCTTTGGCGATTGGGTCCGATACGGGTGGTTCTGTGCGCATTCCGGCCGCTTGGAACGATTTGGTCGGGTTGAAAACCACCCATGGCCGATTGTCATTAAAGGGTGTTGTGCCGTTGTGCAAAACCTTTGATACGGTCGGGCCGCTATGTCGAAACGTCGAAGACGCGGCGGCGTCATTGGCCGCGTTAGAAGGGATACGCGCGATTGATTTGGGGGGTGTTGACCTAGAAGGCATGCGGTTTTTGATCCCGGAAACGTTGGTTTTGGACGAGGTCCAAGAGGGGCCACAAAAGGGGTTCGATTGGGCGGTTCAAAAGCTTGAAGCGGCAGGTGCCATAATCGAGCGACGCGCAGTGCCAGTGATCGAGGATGCGCTGGCAATTGGCGGGCCGTTATTTACCGCAGACGCCTATTCAGCATGGCGCGATTTGGTCGAGTCCCATCCCGAAAAAATGTATCCCCCGATTTTGGAACGTGTGTGGGCCGGCAAAGAGGTCGCGGCGCATGATTATTTGACCACTTGGCGGTATTTGCACGACTTGCGGGCGCAATATTTGTCTGCAACGCGCGGCTATGATGCGGTGATTTTTCCGACCGCGCCCATTCTGCCGCCGAATGTCAAACGCCTGATGGAAGATGCGGAATATTACGTGCATTCCAATTTGATGGCGCTGCGCAATACCCGCGTCGGAAACTTGTTTGGATTATGCGGACTGAGCCTGCCAACCAACGTCCCATCAAGCGGGATTTTGTTCAATTCAGCCCCCGGAACCGAAGAGCGTTTGCTGAGGATCGGTGCCGCGGCAGAGCGTGCTTTGGCCTAAATGCCACAATCCTCGTGCGCAGCGTGCCAAAAAATTGCCGTTTTTCTGGACACTTGCCGTCTCACCGGGCTAATCTGGGTGCAAATGGGACGTCAATGATCCCGTGAATTGAGGCAGTTATGATCTACCCCGAGCGGTTTTCGAACCTACCGGCCTATGCGTTTCCGCGCCTGCGGAATCTGCTGGACGCACATGCGCCCGGCGGAGAGGTCATTGCCATGACCATCGGCGAGCCGCGTCATGCGTTCCCTGCTTTTGTTGGGGATGTGATCAACCAAACGCTGTCAGAATTCGGAAAATACCCAACAAATGAAGGCGCGCCTGACCTGTTGGCCGCGATCGCCGGTTGGGTTGCAGGGCGCTATGGGGTGACCCTAAAAGGGGACCAAATCCTCGCGTTGAACGGCACCCGCGAAGGGTTGTACAACGCGTCCATGGCGCTGTGTCCTGAGGTAAAGAACGGGCAACAGCCTGTCGTTTTGATGCCCAATCCGTTTTATCAGGTCTACGCCATCGGGGCGATTTCTGTGAACGCAGAGCCGGTTTTTGTGCCCGCAACCGCACAGACCGGGCATCTGCCGGATTATGCATCCTTGCCTGAGGACATCCTGAACCGCACGACGATTGCCTATATCTGTTCCCCCGCCAATCCGCAGGGCGCGGTTGCGGGGCGGGACTACTGGACCAATTTGATCACGCTGGCTGAAAAACACGATTTCCGTATTTTCGCCGATGAATGTTATTCTGAAATTTACCGGGATTCCCCCCCCGCTGGTGCATTGGAAATTGCGCAGGAAATGGGTGCGGATCCAGAACGTGTTGTGGTGTTTCATTCCCTGTCAAAACGGTCGAATTTGCCCGGATTGCGGTCCGGATTTGCCGCAGGTGGCCCCCAAAGCATCGCGCGCATGCGTCAATTGCGGGCCTATGCGGGTGCGCCACTGCCGTTGCCATTGCAACACGTCGCCGCCAAGGCATGGGGCGACGAAACCCATGTGATCGAAAATCGCGCGCTTTATGCCGAAAAATTCGATCTGGCGGACAAAATTTTCGCCGATGTTCCCGGCTATGCCTCGCCTGAGGCTGGATTTTTCCTGTGGCTGCCCGTCAAAGACGGCGAAGCCGCAGCTCTAAAGCTTTGGCAGGAAACGGGCGTTCGTGTTCTGCCGGGCGCGTATCTTAGTCGTGACGTGAACGGGGAAAACCCCGGCGCCGGCTATATCCGGGTCGCACTTGTGGCCCCAAAAGAAGAAACACAGCGCGGACTGACCCTGATCCGTAACTGTTTGTATAATTGAGGAAAGAAGATGGCTTTGTACCAATCCCGTCAGCGCGATCCATTGTTTGACAGCACAACCCAGGCCGCGTTGGAAAAGCGCGGCAAAGAGTTGATCGGCCTGTTTCTGATCCTGTTGGCGGCCATCGTCGCCCTGATGCTGAGCAGCTATTCGCCGGATGATCCGTCATGGGTCACCGCATCGGATACGCCGGTTCAAAACGCAATGGGGCGCACAGGGGCGTCTATTTCCGCGTCATTGATCGCCATTATCGGTCTGGGGTCCTGGGGTTTGGCCATCATCATGGGCGCATGGGGTCTGCGTATGGTGTTGCATCGCGGCGAAGAACGGGCGCTGGAACGGTTGATCTTCTTTCCGATCGCCATCGCATTTGGGTCTGTTTATGCCGCGTCCCTGACTCCGGGATCAGATTGGAGCCACTCCTTTGGGCTTGGTGGATTGTTTGGGGAAACGGTGTTGGGCGTGATCCTGACAATCATTCCGTTTAAGGTCACGTTTGGCGTGAAATTGATGTCCTTGGTGATGGGCGTTGGCATTTTGGCCATGGGCACGTTTGTGCTTGGATTTACTATGCGCGAATTAAAGGTCGGCGGCCGTTTTATGGCGCTTGGCGTGGTGATGTTGTATTCGATGTTGCTGCAAATGTTGGGGCAGGGCGCGTCGGCATCCATGCGTGCAGCACAAGGCATGCAGGCCAATATCGCGGATCGTCGCGAAAAAGCGCGGGCAGAACGCGCAGAGGCCGAAGCTGAGGCAGTGGCCTATGACGCTGTTCCCGAGCCGACCGAAACGCAGCGTGTGGCCAATATCGTGCGCGCCAATATGGCAGCGCAATCCGCACCCGTCGCGCAGACCGAAACACATGATTACGCGCCAATGCAGGCCGAATTGCGCGCCGAACCAAATGTTTATCACACCGAGGCAGAGCCAGAGTCAGAGCCGCGTGGCGGATTGCTGTCACGTATGCCATCCTTGTTGAAACGGGCCGATCCGTTGCCAGCGCCGGAATTGGTTGAGCCGGAATTGATCGAAACAGACATGCCCGCGGCCAGTGATGACCGGATCAAAGCCAAGATTTCTGACGTGATCAAAGCCCGTGTACGGTCGCCCATGGTGACCAAACCTCAGGCGACGCTGCTGCGCAAACGTGGCCCGCAACCGCTGATTTTGGACACTAGCAACCCGCAGGCTGGTTTGCCCGCTGAACCACAATTATATGCGGATCCGGCAATGGCGCAGGCCCCAATGGTCGAAGCACCCATGGTGGATGTCCCGGCCTTTGAAGCGCCATTGGCACAGGAATCCATCCCCCAAGACGTGGCGCCACAACCCGCGCCGACCCCTTCGCCAGTTGCTTATGATCTGGCTCCGAAACCGGCTGTAACCCCTGCGGCTGCTCCTGTGACGGCCCCGGCGCAAACCGCCTATTCTGGTTTGGATCGTCGCGTTGTACAGCATCCTGTGAAAAAGCCAATTCAGCCATCCGTTCAGGCCAAGGCCGAAGCCCAGCCTGCGTTGCAATTTGAAGATCGCGACACGTCTTATGAGGTGCCACCGCTAAGCCTGTTGGCCAATCCGGCAGAGGTCGAACGCCATGTGCTGAGCGACGAAGCGTTGGAAGAAAACGCACGGATGCTGGAAACCGTTCTGGATGATTACGGCGTCAAAGGCGAAATCGTCAGCGTGCGCCCCGGCCCCGTTGTGACCATGTATGAACTGGAACCAGCGCCGGGTTTGAAGGCCAGTCGTGTGATTGGCCTTGCCGACGATATTGCGCGATCCATGTCGGCGTTGTCGGCGCGGGTGTCCACCGTGCCGGGCCGGTCTGTGATTGGGATTGAATTGCCCAACGAAAAACGCGAAATGGTATCGTTCCGTGAAATCCTGTCGAACCGGGATTACGGCGATGGCAGCCATAAATTGCCACTGGCCTTGGGCAAAGACATCGGCGGCGATCCCGTCGTTGCGAACTTGGCCAAAATGCCCCACCTGTTGATCGCCGGGACCACCGGGTCCGGTAAATCCGTTGCCATCAACACCATGATCCTGTCGTTGCTCTATAAACTGACGCCGGATGAATGCCGGATGATCATGATCGATCCAAAAATGTTGGAATTGTCCGTTTATGACGGCATCCCGCACCTGTTGTCCCCGGTTGTGACCGACCCGAAAAAGGCGGTTGTCGCGTTGAA carries:
- a CDS encoding amidase is translated as MQDWLWAGAAELGRGIARGDIDPVDLAAVYLDAIHAHPAGPQIYARTTPDRAMFEAKAASERAKKGQRLSELDGVPVCWKDLFDTSGTATEAGTALLKGRVPSKDAHVLQTATSMGLVCLGKTHMSEIAFSGLGLNPITATSPNVNDSDAVPGGSSSGAAASVAFGLAPLAIGSDTGGSVRIPAAWNDLVGLKTTHGRLSLKGVVPLCKTFDTVGPLCRNVEDAAASLAALEGIRAIDLGGVDLEGMRFLIPETLVLDEVQEGPQKGFDWAVQKLEAAGAIIERRAVPVIEDALAIGGPLFTADAYSAWRDLVESHPEKMYPPILERVWAGKEVAAHDYLTTWRYLHDLRAQYLSATRGYDAVIFPTAPILPPNVKRLMEDAEYYVHSNLMALRNTRVGNLFGLCGLSLPTNVPSSGILFNSAPGTEERLLRIGAAAERALA
- a CDS encoding DNA translocase FtsK 4TM domain-containing protein encodes the protein MALYQSRQRDPLFDSTTQAALEKRGKELIGLFLILLAAIVALMLSSYSPDDPSWVTASDTPVQNAMGRTGASISASLIAIIGLGSWGLAIIMGAWGLRMVLHRGEERALERLIFFPIAIAFGSVYAASLTPGSDWSHSFGLGGLFGETVLGVILTIIPFKVTFGVKLMSLVMGVGILAMGTFVLGFTMRELKVGGRFMALGVVMLYSMLLQMLGQGASASMRAAQGMQANIADRREKARAERAEAEAEAVAYDAVPEPTETQRVANIVRANMAAQSAPVAQTETHDYAPMQAELRAEPNVYHTEAEPESEPRGGLLSRMPSLLKRADPLPAPELVEPELIETDMPAASDDRIKAKISDVIKARVRSPMVTKPQATLLRKRGPQPLILDTSNPQAGLPAEPQLYADPAMAQAPMVEAPMVDVPAFEAPLAQESIPQDVAPQPAPTPSPVAYDLAPKPAVTPAAAPVTAPAQTAYSGLDRRVVQHPVKKPIQPSVQAKAEAQPALQFEDRDTSYEVPPLSLLANPAEVERHVLSDEALEENARMLETVLDDYGVKGEIVSVRPGPVVTMYELEPAPGLKASRVIGLADDIARSMSALSARVSTVPGRSVIGIELPNEKREMVSFREILSNRDYGDGSHKLPLALGKDIGGDPVVANLAKMPHLLIAGTTGSGKSVAINTMILSLLYKLTPDECRMIMIDPKMLELSVYDGIPHLLSPVVTDPKKAVVALKWTVGEMEDRYRKMSKMGVRNIEGYNGRVADALAKNETFSRTVQTGFADDTGEPIFETEEIMPEKMPYIVVIVDEMADLMMVAGKEIEACIQRLAQMARASGIHIIMATQRPSVDVITGTIKANFPTRISFQVTGKIDSRTILGEQGAEQLLGMGDMLYMAGGAKITRVHGPFVSDEEVEEIVTYLKQFGPPDYQSGVVDGPSDEKESNIDAVLGLGGNTTGEDALYDQAVQIVARDRKCSTSYIQRKLAIGYNKAARLVEQMEDEGVVSSANHVGKRDVLVPEIQ
- a CDS encoding aminotransferase class I/II-fold pyridoxal phosphate-dependent enzyme → MYPERFSNLPAYAFPRLRNLLDAHAPGGEVIAMTIGEPRHAFPAFVGDVINQTLSEFGKYPTNEGAPDLLAAIAGWVAGRYGVTLKGDQILALNGTREGLYNASMALCPEVKNGQQPVVLMPNPFYQVYAIGAISVNAEPVFVPATAQTGHLPDYASLPEDILNRTTIAYICSPANPQGAVAGRDYWTNLITLAEKHDFRIFADECYSEIYRDSPPAGALEIAQEMGADPERVVVFHSLSKRSNLPGLRSGFAAGGPQSIARMRQLRAYAGAPLPLPLQHVAAKAWGDETHVIENRALYAEKFDLADKIFADVPGYASPEAGFFLWLPVKDGEAAALKLWQETGVRVLPGAYLSRDVNGENPGAGYIRVALVAPKEETQRGLTLIRNCLYN